One Candidatus Korarchaeum sp. genomic region harbors:
- a CDS encoding thiamine pyrophosphate-dependent enzyme translates to MIQEEDFEHILAKKYMRTELMPHAFCSGCGIGIVERIILMAFEELGEEEWRRTVFVSGIGCSGWTPLYFRSDVAHTLHGRALPFATAVKLARPELNVIVIMGDGDAMAIGGNHLIHAARRNIGLTTIVVTNMVYSLTGGQVAPTTPEGAVTQTTPYGNIEPNFNLIELMKAAGATYLARWTTYHVMQAKNSVKKAIKHKGFSLVEIISQCPTFMGRYVLNKADPRDILQWFKENSVPIGVASSKSPEELKGKIIVGEFLHKPEVLEYTERIRMLKERIGR, encoded by the coding sequence ATGATTCAGGAAGAGGACTTCGAGCACATATTGGCTAAGAAGTACATGAGAACGGAGCTCATGCCCCACGCTTTCTGCTCAGGTTGCGGCATAGGCATAGTTGAGAGGATAATCCTGATGGCCTTCGAGGAATTGGGGGAGGAGGAGTGGAGGAGGACGGTATTCGTGAGTGGCATAGGGTGCTCCGGGTGGACACCCCTTTACTTCAGGAGCGATGTAGCCCACACGCTCCACGGTAGAGCTCTTCCCTTCGCTACTGCCGTTAAGCTCGCCAGACCGGAGCTCAACGTCATAGTGATAATGGGGGATGGCGATGCTATGGCCATAGGGGGGAACCATTTGATCCACGCTGCGAGGAGAAACATCGGTTTGACGACGATAGTCGTTACTAATATGGTCTACTCGCTGACCGGTGGTCAGGTAGCTCCCACTACGCCCGAAGGAGCGGTGACTCAAACTACGCCCTATGGGAACATAGAACCTAACTTCAACCTCATTGAGCTCATGAAAGCTGCTGGGGCTACTTACTTAGCCAGATGGACAACCTACCATGTGATGCAGGCTAAGAATAGTGTAAAAAAGGCTATAAAGCACAAGGGATTCTCACTCGTAGAGATAATATCGCAGTGCCCCACTTTCATGGGTAGGTACGTGCTCAACAAGGCAGATCCCAGGGATATCCTGCAGTGGTTCAAGGAGAACTCCGTACCTATTGGGGTCGCTAGTTCGAAGAGCCCCGAGGAACTGAAGGGTAAGATAATCGTAGGGGAGTTCTTGCATAAACCGGAGGTTCTGGAGTACACGGAGAGGATCAGAATGCTGAAAGAGAGGATCGGGAGGTGA
- a CDS encoding SLC13 family permease yields the protein MKNFTGLSNKQIQAVLIFIALFIMLAMEYRHRTVISLTTLVILWYLGIMSSENMIHYMDFDVLGLLFGMMVIVETLREAGFLSILARSLIKLGMTKFYQLVIVFSLLTFLLSAFLDNATVVLVMVPIALEVCEIFGLNPVPVLITLNVSSNLGGVLTPVGDPPNIMISSHLGISFSDFIWNTAPVTLLAYLISLAFLVIVFRRQLGVGLESIRFEDGYYAKNRRLLLFSVPTVVLVILLFLLEDITGIRPASSAIYGAVFLLAVGGDSMPSILREVNWDLLIFLGSILIVSGALEKVGVLHIVAQVIFSSIQGNNLLLITWITWLSSFISAFVDNIPYTAVMIPTIDELVGLTGYDKLWWILVISVGLGGIATPIASVPSLVVYSVLREKFGFKFSDFMKIGVSILILLSSLANSYYVVLSFLT from the coding sequence ATGAAGAATTTCACGGGATTGAGCAACAAGCAGATTCAGGCTGTCCTCATATTTATCGCTCTCTTCATCATGCTAGCTATGGAGTACAGGCATAGGACAGTGATCTCCCTGACGACTCTGGTTATCCTCTGGTACCTGGGGATAATGAGCAGTGAGAACATGATTCACTACATGGACTTTGACGTCTTGGGGCTCCTGTTCGGGATGATGGTAATCGTTGAGACATTAAGGGAAGCCGGTTTCCTCTCTATTTTGGCACGCTCTCTGATAAAGTTGGGAATGACTAAATTTTATCAGTTAGTCATAGTTTTCTCTCTTCTCACATTCTTACTCTCAGCTTTCCTCGATAATGCGACGGTAGTGCTCGTGATGGTTCCGATAGCATTAGAGGTCTGTGAGATCTTTGGATTGAATCCCGTACCTGTTCTGATCACCTTAAACGTCTCCTCGAACTTGGGAGGTGTGCTCACCCCAGTCGGGGATCCGCCTAACATCATGATATCCTCCCATCTAGGGATTTCCTTCAGCGATTTCATTTGGAATACGGCTCCAGTTACTTTGTTAGCTTATCTGATTTCCCTAGCTTTCCTGGTGATTGTATTCAGGAGGCAGTTGGGGGTGGGTTTGGAGAGCATTAGGTTTGAGGATGGGTATTATGCTAAGAACAGGAGGCTTCTGCTTTTCAGCGTTCCCACCGTAGTACTGGTCATCCTGCTCTTCTTACTCGAGGATATCACGGGTATCAGGCCCGCCTCATCAGCTATCTACGGTGCGGTTTTCCTCCTGGCGGTCGGGGGAGATAGCATGCCTAGCATCCTCAGGGAGGTAAACTGGGATTTGTTGATATTCTTAGGGAGTATTCTAATCGTCTCCGGAGCTCTGGAGAAGGTTGGTGTACTTCATATAGTAGCACAAGTTATCTTCTCGTCGATCCAGGGGAATAACTTACTTCTGATTACGTGGATCACTTGGCTCTCCTCATTCATCTCAGCGTTCGTCGACAACATACCATATACGGCTGTGATGATACCTACTATCGATGAGCTTGTTGGATTGACCGGTTACGATAAGCTATGGTGGATCCTAGTTATCTCAGTAGGCTTAGGTGGGATAGCGACTCCTATAGCTTCAGTCCCCTCTCTAGTCGTCTACTCAGTCCTCAGGGAGAAGTTCGGGTTCAAGTTCTCCGATTTCATGAAGATAGGGGTCTCTATCCTCATACTCCTTTCGTCGCTCGCGAACTCTTACTACGTAGTTTTATCTTTTCTAACTTAA
- a CDS encoding polyprenyl synthetase family protein, translating into MGEIRKEELKYSLEPYVRRADSAILRILRENTGNPFTEPLIEFTKGGKRIRPALLLLVNEAVGGGGDPEPAAAAVELIHLASLIHDDIIDSSNMRRDSPSFHVTHGVEMAILIADFILSLVLEIANGYDDRRVGKLVSETTKLMSIGEMMEVALLRERVPIGLDDYLRVLEYKTASLFRTASSLGALIAGKDHLIEKMGSYGLYLGLAYQIKDDILDWGKEGELTHLLGEDDRSQLISLASRFARSAVDMLDPIPESPQKEILRKLVAYSVEREE; encoded by the coding sequence GTGGGAGAAATAAGGAAGGAGGAGTTGAAGTATTCACTTGAGCCTTACGTTAGGAGAGCTGATTCAGCTATATTGAGAATCTTAAGGGAAAACACAGGGAACCCGTTCACTGAACCATTAATCGAGTTTACCAAGGGGGGCAAGAGGATAAGGCCAGCTCTCCTCTTACTAGTCAATGAGGCGGTGGGAGGAGGAGGGGACCCCGAGCCCGCGGCTGCTGCTGTAGAGCTCATACACCTGGCTTCACTGATACACGACGATATAATCGATAGTAGTAATATGAGGAGGGACTCGCCCTCGTTCCACGTTACTCATGGAGTTGAAATGGCAATCCTGATAGCGGATTTCATTTTGTCTTTGGTTCTTGAGATAGCCAATGGCTACGACGATAGGAGGGTGGGTAAACTCGTCTCAGAGACCACTAAGCTCATGTCGATAGGTGAGATGATGGAGGTTGCATTGCTCAGGGAGAGGGTTCCTATAGGTTTGGATGACTATCTTAGGGTCCTTGAGTATAAGACAGCCTCACTGTTCCGAACAGCCTCCTCGCTAGGAGCGTTAATAGCCGGAAAAGATCATTTGATTGAGAAGATGGGTTCTTACGGACTCTACTTGGGTCTCGCTTATCAGATAAAGGACGATATTCTGGATTGGGGTAAGGAAGGCGAGCTTACTCATCTCCTTGGAGAGGATGATAGAAGTCAGCTTATCAGCTTGGCGTCTAGGTTCGCTAGAAGCGCTGTGGATATGTTAGATCCTATTCCGGAGTCCCCTCAGAAGGAGATATTGAGGAAGCTCGTCGCCTATTCTGTTGAGAGGGAAGAGTAA
- a CDS encoding SLC13 family permease: MLNLEAGFRMEVSILPVISQSAILGLLILAAALLISSLQPRRKALVFIVALALLANLYRVNLEEFFIKRVEIMKVIISIFGLEVLSALLSKGSFFEISSQSILRKVKSPVSIFIVLNLLNALLSALLSNILVLSYMMLVAVRLTACIPEFDPTDLMISLVVSSNLGSMATFIGDISNIIVGVNAGIGFLDFLMVAAPISIISTLISLSVLLIRVLRRKRLKCVSEARFWDVVQDYDRSYLIFGSFSMILMLSLLLLSRSLRIDESVAIGVIAIFLLFLGGERISKVFMEVEWVSIAYVGSLLLTTELINFIGGFDVLAELISGVHTRLNVYLMSIGLSMFVDDAEAVAILSPVLRKLSVSGETWWALIVGTSIGSALTPWGSMANLIALRTVREMYREINPLRFLYVSALAVLPVIPVGYALICILGGG, translated from the coding sequence ATGCTCAACCTAGAGGCTGGGTTTCGCATGGAGGTATCGATCCTCCCTGTAATATCGCAATCCGCTATCCTCGGGCTCTTAATATTGGCTGCAGCCTTGCTCATATCCTCACTCCAACCTAGGAGGAAAGCTTTAGTATTTATAGTAGCTTTAGCACTATTGGCTAATTTATATCGGGTTAACTTAGAGGAGTTTTTCATAAAGAGGGTTGAAATTATGAAAGTAATTATATCTATTTTCGGACTGGAAGTCCTATCGGCGCTCTTAAGTAAGGGGAGCTTCTTTGAAATCTCCTCACAATCCATTCTCCGAAAAGTCAAGTCTCCGGTCAGTATTTTTATAGTTCTGAACCTTCTGAATGCTCTTCTCTCAGCCTTACTGAGTAACATCCTAGTGCTATCCTATATGATGCTGGTTGCCGTTAGGTTAACCGCCTGCATCCCTGAGTTCGATCCAACCGATTTGATGATCTCCCTAGTGGTCTCCTCGAACTTAGGTTCTATGGCTACCTTCATAGGCGATATCTCCAACATAATAGTCGGTGTGAATGCCGGAATAGGTTTCTTAGATTTCCTCATGGTCGCGGCACCTATCTCCATCATCTCAACTCTGATCTCACTCTCAGTCCTATTGATCAGGGTCTTAAGGAGAAAGCGTCTTAAATGCGTCTCCGAAGCTAGGTTTTGGGATGTGGTTCAGGATTACGATAGATCTTACCTGATCTTCGGGTCCTTCTCAATGATCCTAATGCTCTCACTACTCCTCCTCTCAAGGAGTCTACGTATCGATGAGAGCGTAGCTATAGGTGTGATCGCGATATTCCTGTTGTTCTTGGGTGGGGAGAGGATATCTAAGGTCTTCATGGAAGTTGAATGGGTATCCATCGCTTACGTAGGAAGCTTGCTCTTAACAACTGAGTTGATAAACTTCATCGGAGGATTCGACGTCCTGGCTGAGTTGATATCCGGAGTGCATACGCGACTGAACGTTTACCTGATGTCGATAGGTCTCTCCATGTTCGTGGATGACGCTGAGGCTGTAGCCATACTCTCCCCGGTCCTGCGTAAGTTAAGCGTCAGCGGGGAGACCTGGTGGGCTCTCATAGTCGGGACTAGCATAGGATCGGCCCTAACCCCATGGGGATCTATGGCCAACCTGATCGCCCTAAGGACAGTTAGGGAGATGTATCGCGAGATCAACCCCCTTAGGTTCTTGTACGTTAGCGCGCTAGCTGTACTACCGGTGATCCCAGTCGGTTACGCATTGATCTGCATCTTAGGTGGTGGATGA
- a CDS encoding 4Fe-4S binding protein, which yields MSAVKVKQIAVSDKLCKGCYLCIWACPWGVLEVKDERNWRGIRKPYAAKIDHCRACRLCEIYCPDFAIQVIVDDEEERRLLEVEEKYEKVWLGRLKKRDEILSKGVWWS from the coding sequence ATGTCGGCGGTGAAGGTCAAACAGATAGCCGTGAGCGATAAGCTCTGTAAGGGATGTTACCTCTGCATATGGGCCTGTCCTTGGGGAGTGCTTGAGGTGAAGGATGAGAGGAATTGGAGGGGTATAAGGAAACCTTACGCCGCTAAGATAGATCATTGTAGAGCCTGCAGGCTATGTGAGATCTACTGCCCGGATTTCGCCATACAGGTGATAGTGGATGATGAGGAGGAGAGGAGGCTGCTCGAGGTGGAGGAGAAGTATGAGAAGGTATGGCTTGGAAGGTTGAAGAAGAGGGACGAGATCCTATCCAAGGGTGTGTGGTGGTCATGA
- a CDS encoding nucleotide sugar dehydrogenase, which yields MPVMNLSPSQLRRNLRSGKITVAVYGIGHVGAPILAAWVLAGARGIGVDKDEEKVAALERGESPVNEPCLTEVFKKARIEGRISATMDGRLASMESDVKIIAVPSLLSEDGEPDLSAIISVAESIALGLKRGDLVILESSVPPGTTRFLLKPLLEEKSGLSAGRDFGLAYSPERVSEGRALRDILESYPKIVGGIDEGSAKVTSILYSAIARRGVIKVSSELVAEFEKLAEGVYRDVNIALANELATLCRELGIDYEEVVKAANSQPYSNLHRAGTGVGGLCIPIYPKFLIWKAKSLGMSLELTSISRKINEGMPGKVAELVREGISRMGLSDPKIAVLGLSFRGDIGDPRLSPTYELIRELLSMNFRNIVVHDPFIERDATLSSLGIPLIKDLEQVISGASVVVISTDHSLYRMSVSELLSMSNEVKLIVDGRDILEIDDIPDGVSYVGIGRPWRF from the coding sequence ATGCCAGTGATGAACTTAAGTCCCTCCCAGTTAAGGAGGAACCTGCGTAGCGGTAAGATAACAGTCGCTGTATATGGTATAGGGCATGTAGGCGCTCCGATACTCGCTGCCTGGGTTTTAGCGGGGGCAAGAGGGATAGGCGTCGATAAGGACGAGGAGAAGGTAGCGGCTCTGGAGAGAGGAGAATCTCCCGTGAACGAACCTTGTCTCACTGAGGTCTTCAAGAAGGCTAGAATAGAAGGAAGGATCTCTGCTACAATGGACGGAAGACTAGCATCTATGGAATCCGATGTAAAGATAATAGCAGTTCCCTCTCTCTTAAGTGAGGATGGCGAACCGGATCTATCGGCGATAATTTCTGTTGCTGAGTCCATAGCTCTGGGACTCAAGAGAGGAGATCTCGTTATATTAGAGAGCAGCGTCCCCCCAGGAACGACCAGGTTCCTTTTGAAACCGTTATTAGAGGAGAAGAGCGGTCTATCTGCTGGTAGGGACTTCGGTTTAGCTTACAGCCCTGAGAGGGTATCGGAGGGTAGAGCCTTGAGGGATATCCTGGAGTCTTATCCGAAGATAGTCGGCGGGATAGACGAGGGGAGCGCTAAAGTAACATCAATTCTCTACTCAGCGATCGCGAGGAGGGGTGTGATAAAAGTATCTAGTGAATTAGTTGCGGAATTCGAGAAACTAGCAGAGGGCGTTTACAGGGATGTCAACATAGCCTTAGCTAATGAGTTAGCTACGCTTTGCAGAGAGCTAGGAATAGATTATGAGGAAGTAGTTAAAGCCGCGAACAGTCAACCTTACTCGAATCTCCACAGAGCTGGAACTGGAGTAGGGGGGTTATGCATCCCGATATACCCTAAATTCCTCATATGGAAGGCTAAGTCTCTAGGAATGAGCTTGGAGCTCACATCCATTAGCAGGAAGATAAACGAGGGAATGCCAGGAAAAGTGGCCGAACTCGTTAGGGAAGGTATCTCGAGAATGGGATTGAGCGATCCGAAGATAGCAGTTTTAGGACTATCTTTCAGGGGGGACATAGGAGATCCTAGGCTCTCTCCGACTTATGAATTGATTAGGGAGCTCCTCTCAATGAACTTCAGGAATATAGTGGTTCACGACCCGTTCATCGAGAGGGACGCCACTCTATCGTCGCTAGGGATACCTCTGATTAAGGACCTGGAGCAGGTTATCTCTGGAGCGAGCGTGGTTGTGATATCCACCGATCACAGCCTATACAGGATGAGCGTGAGCGAGCTCCTCTCAATGAGCAACGAGGTCAAGTTAATAGTGGACGGGAGAGACATCCTGGAGATAGATGATATCCCAGATGGGGTATCTTACGTCGGAATCGGGAGACCTTGGAGATTCTAA
- a CDS encoding class II aldolase/adducin family protein — MGILAEELAEVMRLAYIKGLTTGGGGNASLRLAQGFLITPSGKFKGKLKREDMLVINEAGEVLLGKGIPSSEWRMHIMAYKARDDVNSVLHCHHPLLTAFASKLKGSSPKDLEDLMTEEALILLKGIRVIPWRPFGTRELASLVSKSLIESNAVLIERHGAVVVAEDHWKALAAMESLVETLEIFFIAKILERLK; from the coding sequence TTGGGAATTTTAGCTGAGGAGTTAGCAGAGGTCATGAGGCTAGCTTATATCAAGGGGTTGACGACAGGGGGAGGGGGTAACGCTAGTCTCAGGCTAGCTCAGGGGTTCCTCATAACGCCGTCCGGGAAGTTCAAGGGTAAGCTCAAGCGTGAGGATATGCTCGTGATAAACGAGGCCGGTGAGGTTTTACTCGGTAAAGGCATTCCTAGTAGTGAGTGGAGGATGCATATCATGGCATATAAGGCTAGGGATGATGTGAACTCCGTCCTACACTGTCATCATCCTCTGTTAACCGCTTTCGCCTCTAAGCTCAAGGGGAGTTCACCTAAGGATCTGGAGGACCTTATGACAGAAGAGGCCCTTATTTTATTAAAAGGAATAAGAGTAATCCCATGGAGGCCATTTGGAACTCGGGAATTAGCCTCTTTAGTTAGCAAATCCTTAATAGAATCTAATGCCGTCTTAATCGAGAGGCACGGTGCCGTAGTCGTAGCTGAGGATCACTGGAAAGCTCTAGCTGCAATGGAGTCGTTGGTGGAGACTCTAGAGATATTCTTTATTGCTAAGATCTTAGAAAGGTTGAAATAG
- a CDS encoding rhomboid family intramembrane serine protease gives MLPIKDENPSPIRPLVNYSIIIVNFAVFFLEVSDTRTMSILIHDYGFIPSLLLEEPLTNIHRMITSMFLHAGWVHILGNMLYLFIFGDNVEAAFGHLNYASFYLLSGIFANIAHTIVSQLAGMPMDIPAVGASGAISGVLGAYFLFYPRARVITLIFTWYLVTLRPIPAKYFLGFWFVLQLIPGLLLGESTGIAYWAHVGGFIVGIILALPYRSRIIYLRRDFPGEFGNFS, from the coding sequence TTGTTACCGATCAAGGATGAGAACCCGAGTCCCATTAGACCGCTGGTAAATTACTCTATCATAATAGTGAATTTCGCAGTATTCTTCCTAGAGGTATCGGATACGAGGACGATGTCAATTCTCATACACGATTACGGATTCATCCCATCCCTCCTGCTGGAGGAACCGTTAACTAACATTCATAGGATGATCACATCGATGTTCCTGCACGCAGGATGGGTCCATATACTTGGAAACATGCTTTATCTCTTCATATTCGGGGATAACGTAGAAGCTGCTTTCGGGCATCTGAATTACGCATCTTTCTACTTGCTCTCAGGTATATTCGCTAACATAGCGCATACGATTGTATCGCAGCTCGCAGGCATGCCCATGGATATCCCCGCCGTAGGGGCTTCCGGGGCGATAAGCGGAGTGCTAGGGGCTTACTTCCTGTTCTACCCTAGGGCTAGAGTCATCACTCTGATATTCACCTGGTACCTAGTCACTCTGAGACCGATACCCGCTAAGTACTTCCTCGGATTCTGGTTCGTATTACAGCTAATTCCAGGGCTCCTGCTCGGAGAGAGCACTGGGATCGCTTACTGGGCCCACGTAGGAGGCTTCATTGTGGGGATCATACTGGCTCTCCCCTACAGGAGCAGGATCATCTACTTGAGGAGGGATTTCCCTGGAGAATTTGGGAATTTTAGCTGA
- a CDS encoding 2-oxoacid:acceptor oxidoreductase family protein, protein MRVDIIISGFGGQGVVVAGAVLTQAAVLSDYYASSTYTYGPEARLGSTRSEVVISDDEVDYPKVLNPDYWIVMNQHSLNTLATRYQFGKTIVIADSTMIRFFDPIENRVKTIYKVPATDEAEKLGDKLVTNMLMLGIFSGISGIIPPENLKEAIRSTVRPQFFEINVRAVDKGVEIAKLILE, encoded by the coding sequence ATGAGGGTAGATATCATAATATCAGGTTTCGGTGGCCAAGGCGTGGTCGTTGCCGGTGCTGTACTCACGCAAGCAGCTGTCCTGAGCGATTACTACGCTTCATCTACCTACACTTACGGGCCTGAAGCGAGGCTCGGATCCACCAGATCAGAGGTAGTAATATCCGACGATGAGGTGGACTATCCTAAGGTATTGAACCCGGACTATTGGATAGTGATGAACCAGCATTCACTCAACACATTAGCCACAAGATACCAATTTGGGAAAACTATTGTGATAGCAGACTCCACTATGATAAGGTTCTTCGATCCGATAGAGAACAGAGTGAAGACCATCTATAAGGTACCGGCTACGGATGAGGCCGAGAAACTCGGGGATAAGCTCGTCACTAACATGCTGATGTTGGGGATCTTCTCCGGAATTTCCGGAATAATACCTCCCGAAAATCTAAAAGAAGCCATAAGGAGCACAGTTAGGCCTCAATTTTTCGAAATAAATGTCAGAGCAGTGGATAAAGGGGTTGAGATCGCGAAGCTCATACTGGAGTAA
- a CDS encoding pantetheine-phosphate adenylyltransferase, which translates to MEDKGICGKPFRKAIVGGTFDRLHRGHRELLSLACGIAHSLIIGLADGPLLESKLLAERILPFEERERALRDFLDPRGVPYEIIKIFDPIGPADCVEEADVIVVSTESYEGALVVNERRRKKGLRELKIVVLPLILAEDGKPLSSSRIRRGEVDPEGRLLP; encoded by the coding sequence TTGGAAGATAAGGGAATCTGTGGAAAACCTTTTAGGAAAGCTATAGTGGGCGGGACTTTCGATAGGCTCCACAGAGGTCACAGAGAGCTCTTGAGCCTAGCTTGTGGAATCGCCCATAGTTTGATTATCGGGTTAGCTGACGGTCCTCTCCTGGAATCCAAGCTCCTAGCTGAGAGGATACTACCTTTCGAAGAGAGGGAGAGGGCGCTCAGGGATTTCCTGGACCCTCGGGGAGTACCCTACGAAATCATTAAAATTTTTGACCCTATAGGACCCGCTGACTGCGTAGAGGAAGCCGACGTCATAGTTGTATCCACCGAGAGCTACGAGGGAGCTCTTGTTGTCAACGAGAGGAGGAGGAAAAAGGGATTGAGGGAGCTTAAGATAGTAGTACTCCCCTTGATACTTGCTGAGGATGGTAAGCCTCTATCATCGAGCAGGATAAGGAGGGGGGAAGTGGATCCTGAGGGGAGGCTCCTCCCATAA
- a CDS encoding PIN domain-containing protein, which translates to MRARRAVIDTNVIIFAHFEDSKYHKEARKILHSLEEWILPFIVIVELFWFSRGANLNEKSRRNLLLSVLSDPRVRISHNEPEELIESVLAEDPLEFEDELILQQAEREGVPLATFDRSLAERARVRGIEVISISELS; encoded by the coding sequence TTGAGAGCGAGGAGGGCTGTAATAGACACTAACGTGATAATATTCGCTCATTTCGAGGACTCAAAGTACCATAAAGAGGCTAGGAAGATCCTTCACTCACTGGAGGAGTGGATATTACCCTTCATAGTTATAGTGGAGCTCTTCTGGTTCTCCAGAGGTGCTAACTTAAATGAGAAGTCGAGAAGGAATCTTCTTTTATCCGTTCTCTCTGACCCTAGGGTGAGGATATCTCATAATGAACCTGAGGAACTTATAGAATCCGTCTTAGCGGAGGACCCTTTGGAGTTCGAGGACGAGTTGATCCTCCAGCAAGCTGAGAGGGAGGGGGTTCCTCTAGCTACCTTCGATCGATCCCTCGCTGAGAGAGCGAGAGTTAGAGGTATAGAAGTTATCTCTATTAGTGAGTTAAGTTAG
- a CDS encoding 2-oxoacid:acceptor oxidoreductase subunit alpha: protein MPGGELRLMTGYDALVEGSIIAGCRFFAGYPITPSTEIAERMSSRLPRVGGVFIQMEDELASIMAVIGASWAGLKSMTATSGPGFSLMQEGLGFAVITETPIVVVNVMRGGPSTGLVTLPSQGDVMQARWGSHGDYSVIALAPWSSQEMFNLAIKAFNLSEIYRNPVIVLSDEVVAHIREPVRIPPVEEIEIVERKRPSVPPTDFIPYLPEPGEWVSPMPAFGDGYNVLVESVMHDEFGHRIGMGQPIAERKIKRIYYKIEKNVDKIAMHEERELGDADIAVVSYGSAARSSLKAIKDARGLGIKVGMLRLITLWPFYDKLMEELSERVRAIVVPEMNMGKIVREVERASKGRCKVISVPKVGGVLHSPDEILSAIKFAAR, encoded by the coding sequence TTGCCAGGAGGAGAGTTACGCCTGATGACCGGCTATGATGCCCTAGTTGAAGGCTCGATCATAGCTGGATGTCGCTTCTTCGCTGGATACCCGATAACTCCCTCTACGGAAATCGCTGAGAGGATGTCAAGTCGATTGCCAAGGGTTGGAGGGGTGTTCATACAGATGGAGGATGAGCTTGCCTCCATAATGGCTGTAATAGGGGCCTCATGGGCCGGGTTGAAGTCGATGACTGCTACGAGCGGACCTGGGTTCTCGTTAATGCAGGAGGGTTTGGGATTCGCCGTGATAACGGAGACTCCGATAGTCGTCGTGAACGTGATGAGGGGGGGTCCCTCAACAGGTCTAGTTACGCTGCCTTCTCAAGGGGACGTGATGCAAGCTAGATGGGGAAGCCATGGAGATTACAGTGTAATAGCACTAGCTCCTTGGAGTTCCCAAGAGATGTTTAATCTCGCGATAAAGGCTTTCAATCTCTCTGAGATTTATAGGAACCCTGTAATCGTGCTATCGGATGAGGTTGTCGCTCACATAAGGGAGCCAGTGAGGATACCCCCGGTGGAGGAGATAGAGATAGTGGAGAGGAAAAGACCCTCTGTACCACCTACGGACTTCATCCCCTATCTACCGGAGCCGGGGGAGTGGGTGAGCCCGATGCCGGCTTTCGGGGATGGTTATAACGTGCTCGTTGAGAGTGTCATGCACGATGAGTTCGGACACAGGATAGGTATGGGACAACCGATAGCCGAGAGGAAAATAAAGAGGATTTACTATAAGATAGAGAAGAACGTTGATAAGATCGCCATGCATGAGGAGAGGGAGTTAGGTGACGCCGATATCGCGGTCGTGTCCTATGGATCAGCGGCCAGGTCCTCCCTTAAGGCCATTAAGGACGCTAGGGGATTAGGGATAAAAGTTGGAATGCTCAGGTTGATAACGCTCTGGCCTTTTTACGACAAGTTGATGGAGGAGCTCTCGGAGAGGGTGAGGGCAATCGTGGTCCCTGAGATGAACATGGGCAAGATCGTGAGGGAGGTCGAGAGGGCCTCCAAGGGGCGGTGTAAGGTGATATCCGTTCCTAAGGTGGGTGGGGTGCTTCACAGTCCTGATGAGATATTATCAGCCATAAAGTTCGCAGCGAGGTGA